The following coding sequences lie in one Pan paniscus chromosome X, NHGRI_mPanPan1-v2.0_pri, whole genome shotgun sequence genomic window:
- the LOC100988752 gene encoding small ribosomal subunit protein uS13 yields MSLVIPEKFQHILRVLNTNIDGRRKIAFAITAIKGVGRRYAHVVLRKADIDLTKRAGELTEDEVERVITIMQNPRQYKIPDWFLNRQKDVKDGKYSQVLANGLDNKLREDLERLKKIRAHRGLRHFWGLRVRGQHTKTTGRRGRTVGVSKKK; encoded by the coding sequence ATGTCTCTAGTGATCCCTGAAAAGTTCCAGCATATTTTGCGAGTACTCAACACCAACATCGATGGGCGGCGGAAAATAGCCTTTGCCATCACTGCCATTAAGGGTGTGGGCCGAAGATATGCTCATGTGGTGTTGAGGAAAGCAGACATTGACCTCACCAAGAGGGCGGGAGAACTCACTGAGGATGAGGTGGAACGTGTGATCACCATTATGCAGAATCCACGCCAGTACAAGATCCCAGACTGGTTCTTGAACAGACAGAAGGATGTAAAGGATGGGAAATACAGCCAGGTCCTAGCCAATGGTCTGGACAACAAGCTCCGTGAAGACCTGGAGCGACTGAAGAAGATTCGGGCCCATAGAGGGCTGCGTCACTTCTGGGGCCTTCGTGTCCGAGGCCAGCACACCAAGACCACTGGCCGCCGTGGCCGCACCGTGGGTGTGTCCAAGAAGAAATAA